One stretch of Meriones unguiculatus strain TT.TT164.6M chromosome 7, Bangor_MerUng_6.1, whole genome shotgun sequence DNA includes these proteins:
- the Tmem121 gene encoding transmembrane protein 121, with protein MVLPPPDRRHVCLTTLVIMGSMAVMDAYLVEQNQGPRKIGVCIIVLVGDVCFLLVLRYVAVWVGAEVRTAKRGYAMILWFLYIFVLEIKLYFIFQNYKAARRGAADPVARKALTLLLSVCVPGLFLLLVALDRMEYVRTFRKREDLRGRLFWVALDLLDLLDMQANLWEPPRTGLPLWAEGLTFFYCYMLLLVLPCVALSEVSMQGEHIAPQKMMLYPVLSLATVNVVAVLARAANMALFRDSRVSAIFVGKNVVALATKACTFLEYRRQVRDFPPPALALELQPPPSQRNSVPPPPPLHGPPVRPHGPSPTRDALDT; from the coding sequence ATGGTGCTGCCGCCTCCGGACCGGCGCCACGTGTGCCTGACCACGCTGGTGATTATGGGCAGTATGGCCGTCATGGACGCCTACCTGGTTGAGCAGAACCAGGGTCCGCGCAAGATCGGTGTGTGCATCATCGTGTTGGTAGGCGATGTGTGCTTCTTGCTGGTGCTGCGCTACGTTGCCGTGTGGGTGGGGGCCGAGGTGCGCACGGCCAAGCGTGGCTACGCCATGATCCTCTGGTTCCTCTATATCTTCGTGCTGGAGATCAAGCTGTATTTCATCTTTCAGAACTACAAGGCGGCGCGGCGCGGAGCGGCCGACCCAGTGGCTCGGAAGGCGCTCACGCTGCtgctgtctgtatgtgtgccGGGCTTGTTCCTGTTGCTTGTGGCACTAGACCGCATGGAATACGTGCGCACCTTTCGGAAGCGCGAGGACCTGCGCGGCCGCCTCTTCTGGGTGGCTTTAGACCTGCTGGATCTGCTAGACATGCAGGCCAACCTGTGGGAGCCGCCTCGCACTGGGCTGCCCCTGTGGGCCGAAGGCCTCACTTTTTTCTATTGCTACATGCTGTTGCTGGTGTTGCCCTGCGTGGCGCTCAGCGAGGTCAGCATGCAAGGGGAGCACATTGCGCCGCAGAAGATGATGCTGTACCCGGTGCTCAGCCTCGCCACTGTCAACGTGGTAGCCGTGCTGGCCCGTGCCGCCAACATGGCACTCTTCCGCGATAGCCGAGTCTCCGCCATCTTCGTAGGCAAGAACGTGGTGGCGTTGGCCACCAAGGCCTGCACGTTCCTCGAGTACCGTCGTCAGGTTCGCGACTTTCCACCGCCTGCGCTTGCCCTTGAGCTGCAGCCACCGCCTTCCCAGCGCAACTCGGTGCCGCCTCCTCCACCACTGCATGGCCCGCCGGTGCGCCCCCACGGGCCCTCACCCACTCGTGACGCTTTGGACACGTGA